The Glandiceps talaboti chromosome 9, keGlaTala1.1, whole genome shotgun sequence genome window below encodes:
- the LOC144439921 gene encoding putative transcription factor Ovo-like 1 — MVVEESVSVKADPQEVLSAEYGDASLPGTSPEMPANDGDSSSNHSGCTSEEDNRSSEGGENERLYACSICGKRFYVQRILTRHMKCHSKEKRHHCSYCGKGFNDNFDLKRHVRIHTGVRPYKCSECDKAFTQRCSLESHLKKVHGTELVYAFKQRREKLFVCEECGNTTASTEEHYAHVRENHPFSNEMKRIQKKLYANEKEKVSRHEQHHRMS; from the exons ATGGTTGTTGAAGAGTCTGTTAGTGTTAAAGCAGACCCACAGGAAGTACTGTCAGCC GAGTATGGAGATGCTTCACTGCCCGGGACGTCGCCTGAAATGCCAGCCAATGATGGGGATTCAAGCTCTAATCATTCGGGATGTACGTCTGAGGAAGACAATCGATCATCCGAAGGAGGAGAAAACGAACGTTTGTACGCATGCTCAATTTGTGGCAAGCGATTCTACGTACAGAGAATTCTGACACGTCATATGAAATGTCACAGCAAAGAAAAGCGCCACCACTGTTCATATTGCGGAAAGGGATTCAACgacaattttgatttgaagAGACATGTAAGAATACACACAG GTGTTCGTCCATATAAATGCAGCGAGTGTGACAAAGCCTTCACTCAGCGATGCTCACTTGAATCGCATTTGAAGAAAGTCCATGGCACGGAACTCGTCTACGCTTTCAAACAGCGGAGGGAGAAGCTATTTGTGTGTGAAGAATGCGGTAACACCACGGCAAGCACGGAGGAACACTACGCGCATGTCCGAGAAAACCATCCCTTCTCTAACGAGATGAAGAGGATCCAGAAGaaactatatgcaaatgagaaagaGAAGGTTTCAAGGCACGAACAGCACCATCGAATGTcatga
- the LOC144439922 gene encoding uncharacterized protein LOC144439922, whose amino-acid sequence MPKAFLIKKFRRATKHSTRIARLAVVEDSLTKPSWTTGNTLKCVYPNQEDVNQSSLSFYPCLEDIDQLKIEPRIIPGSEYDSPSDDTRYACAVTSSEDVAFGSLCSSIQVCKSSNSFYFPRTPVHLC is encoded by the exons ATGCCGAAAGCGTTCCTGATCAAGAAATTTCGGAGGGCGACGAAGCATTCGACACGGATAGCTCGTCTCGCTGTAGTAGAAG ACTCCTTGACCAAACCTTCGTGGACAACAGGTAACACACTAAAATGTGTTTACCCCAATCAAGAAGACGTCAACCAATCGAGCTTAAGCTTCTATCCTTGCCTAGAAGACATCGACCAATTAAAAATCGAACCCCGAATCATCCCTGGGTCTGAGTACGATTCGCCTTCAGACGATACCCGTTACGCATGCGCTGTCACATCGAGCGAAGATGTCGCCTTCGGCAGTCTGTGTAGTAGTATTCAGGTCTGTAAATCTTCTAACTCGTTTTACTTTCCAAGGACACCTGTTCACCTTtgctaa
- the LOC144439923 gene encoding uncharacterized protein LOC144439923, with protein MSKEQGYKWIDYTCSGGAGYICQFDCNRDPFWCVHGSVKHKKGTCSCKCKAPWSGDHCDVLRRPVSPLYEINRELMTFSDAQSHCHQLRGQLPSVSDEKDFKTFRNYLKKRKSLKDKSFFIDLQLVNDSWVDSDGRTPSKLQWSVGQPRSGSCAILRTVRTYKWETIDCEEQARFACEFPCRKAKEDWCIHGDIVISKGKCKCQCWPGSFGDYCEEYDYNNVLNKTILFYETQRSGRLPADNRIPWRSDSALDDQGIRGEDLSGGWYDAGDFIKVTFKHTQNVWKLAWGFLEFGDAYIEAGQLDYFYRCLKWGADYILTLHTAPNEFYAHIADPKVDHRYWGRPEEMTMYRPAEQINITHPGTEVACNGAAALASSYMVFRDKDFPYAEELLMHAKQLYDFGNTYRGVWSESIPWLEFKSGTYYDELANGALWLYIATKEQKYLDDAISHYNEFGLRKVDPLFSRNRISLPLQLMMAITTGEAKYLKPFEEGMERWFPGSAYYTPKGLAVVSDNRPFKRVVDVAFAALVAAKHDLHTEEYLNWARGQIHYILGDTGRSFLSGFGKHPPTRVHHRAASCPDLPLPCGKEAQISADPNPQPLMGALVGGPDRRDNYFDHRRNYEQNEAGINVAGFQSAVAGLADFRNKKT; from the exons ATGAG TAAAGAGCAAGGATACAAATGGATTGACTATACGTGTTCTGGCGGTGCCGGTTATATATGCCAATTTG ATTGTAATCGAGACCCGTTCTGGTGTGTCCATGGCTCCGTTAAACATAAAAAAGGCACATGTTCTTGTAAATGCAAAGCACCTTGGTCTGGAGACCATTGTGATG TTCTTCGCAGACCTGTAAGTCCACTCTATGAAATCAATCGGGAGCTTATGACGTTTTCTGACGCCCAAAGTCATTGTCATCAATTACGTGGTCAACTTCCAAGTGTGTCAGACGAGAAAGATTTCAAGACATTCAGAAATTACTTGAAGAAACGAAAGAGTTTGAAGGATAAGTCTTTCTTCATCGATCTACAGTTGGTGAATGATTCATGGGTTGACAGTGATGGTCGAACACCGAGTAAATTACAATGGTCTGTCGGTCAACCTAGATCTGGTAGCTGTGCCATACTAAG AACTGTTAGAACTTATAAATGGGAAACAATCGACTGCGAGGAACAGGCTAGATTCGCTTGTGAATTCC CATGTAGGAAGGCCAAAGAAGATTGGTgtatccatggtgatatagtTATCAGTAAAGGTAAATGCAAATGTCAATGCTGGCCTGGTTCATTCGGAGACTACTGTGAAG AATATGACTACAATAACGTACTCAATAAGACAATACTATTTTACGAGACACAACGATCTGGTAGGCTTCCTGCTGATAATAGGATTCCATGGAGAAGTGATTCGGCACTGGATGACCAAGGAATACGTGGAGAAGACTTGAGTGGTGGTTGGTATGATG CTGGCGATTTCATTAAAGTAACGTTTAAGCATACCCAGAATGTATGGAAACTAGCCTGGGGTTTCCTGGAGTTTGGTGATGCCTACATAGAGGCTGGGCAGTTGGATTACTTCTATCGATGTCTTAAATGGGGAGCTGATTATATATTAACTCTTCATACAGCGCCAAATGAGTTTTACGCACAC ATTGCGGATCCCAAAGTTGACCATCGATATTGGGGACGTCCGGAAGAAATGACGATGTATCGTCCTGCCGAACAAATCAATATCACACATCCGGGTACTGAAGTAGCTTGCAACGGTGCTGCAGCCTTGGCATCTTCCTATATGGTATTCCGAGACAAAG ATTTTCCGTATGCTGAAGAGTTACTCATGCACGCTAAGCAACTGTACGATTTTGGCAATACGTATAGAGGAGTTTGGTCAGAGAGTATACCATGGCTGGAGTTTAA GAGTGGTACGTACTATGACGAATTGGCCAACGGTGCCTTATGGTTATATATAGCAACGAAAGAACAGAAATATTTGGATGACGCTATCAGTCATTACAATGAATTTGGTCTCAGAAAGGTTGACCCGTTATTCTCAAGAAATAGGATAAGTCTACCCTTGCAG CTGATGATGGCAATAACCACCGGAGAAGCCAAGTATTTGAAGCCGTTTGAGGAAGGCATGGAACGTTGGTTTCCTGGATCAGCTTATTACACACCGAAGGGGTTAGCAGTTGTGTCTGATAACAGACCATTTAAACGTGTCG TCGACGTTGCTTTCGCTGCCTTGGTAGCAGCTAAACATGACCTTCACACAGAAGAATACTTGAACTGGGCCAGAGGTCAAATCCATTATATTTTAGGGGACACGGGGAGGAGTTTCCTCAGCGGCTTTGGTAAACATCCACCGACACGTGTACATCACAGAGCTGC TTCTTGCCCTGATCTGCCATTACCATGTGGAAAAGAGGCCCAGATCTCGGCTGATCCCAATCCTCAGCCTTTAATGGGAGCATTGGTTGGCGGTCCAGATCGGAGAGACAACTATTTTGACCACAGAAGAAATTATGAACAGAACGAGGCCGGTATCAACGTTGCTGGTTTTCAAAGTGCTGTGGCTG GATTGGCAGACTTCAGAAATAAGAAGACTTAA